CTGTTCCAGTTTGTTCGTCGCGCCGCTGCGTTCGACGCCGGTCGCGGGGTCGACCTCGAAGTAGATCGTGAGATCCGGGGGCCGCGTGAACGGCTGGTGAATCTCCTGGACGTACGCGACGGGGTCGGGGACGAGCCCCTCGATCGCGGCCCCCTGGTAGGCATACCGGGAGTCCGAGTACCGGTCCGTGACCACCACCTCGCCCCGGTCGAGGGCCGGCTTCACGACCCGCGAGAGGTGATCGGCGTGATCGGCGGTGAACAGGAAGAGTTCGGCCAGCGGGTCCGCACCGTCAGTGTCGATCGATTTTCGAACGGCGTCGCCGTACCAGGAGTCCGTCGGCTCGTGGGTGAACGTATACGCCTCGCGCTCGGCGAGCCGTTCCCACACCGTCGTCTTGCCGCTACCGTCAAGCCCCTCCAGGGACACGAGCATGGCTTCGCGTTCGCCGACCGCTCACATAACCGTTCTGAGAGCAACCGGCAACCCGGGCCCGTCGCGACAAGCGTTATCCCGAATGCGACCGAATTTTCGGGTATGAAGGTACTCGTCACGGGCGGCAGCGGTTTCGTCGGGAGCCACTTGAGCCGCGAACTCGCCTCGCGGGGTCACGAGGTGACGGCACTCTCCCGCTCACCCGACGGTGAGGAACTGCCCGATGCGGTCGAGACCGTCACCGGGGACGTCACCGAGTATGATTCACTCGTGGATCCGATCGACGGGCAGGACGTGGTCGTCAACCTGGTCGCGCTCTCGCCGCTTTTCAAACCGAAGGGTGGGGACGAGATGCACCGGAAGATCCACCTGGAGGGCACCCGCAACGTGATCCGGGCCGCCGAGGCGGGTGGTGTCTCCGCGATCGTCCAGATGAGCGCCCTCGGGGCCGACCCCGAAGGCGCGACGGCCTACATCCGGGCCAAGGGCCGGGCCGAGACCGTCGTGCAGGAGTCGGACCTGGCGTGGACGATCGTCCGGCCCTCGGTCATCTTCGGGGACGGGAGCGAGTTCCTGAAGTTCACCCGGACGCTGACGACCCCCTACGTGACCGCGCTCCCGGCCGGGGGCTCGACCCGGTTCCAGCCGATCTGGATCGGGGATCTGGCCCCGATGCTCGCTGACTGCGTCGAGTCAGAGACACATCGCGGCCAGATATACGACATCGGGGGGCCAGAGGCGCTTTCGCTGGCCGACGTAGCCCGATTGCTCTACGAGGCCGAGGGCAAATCACTCTCGGTGATCCCGGTGCCGATGTCGTTGACCGAGATCGGGATGAACCTCGCGGACCCACTTTCCTTCGTTCCCT
This region of Halodesulfurarchaeum sp. HSR-GB genomic DNA includes:
- the tmk gene encoding dTMP kinase; translation: MLVSLEGLDGSGKTTVWERLAEREAYTFTHEPTDSWYGDAVRKSIDTDGADPLAELFLFTADHADHLSRVVKPALDRGEVVVTDRYSDSRYAYQGAAIEGLVPDPVAYVQEIHQPFTRPPDLTIYFEVDPATGVERSGATNKLEQQAFLESVEANYERLIDAEPDRFVRVNAEQPLDAVFEAVASIIERETAGQAD
- a CDS encoding complex I NDUFA9 subunit family protein; amino-acid sequence: MKVLVTGGSGFVGSHLSRELASRGHEVTALSRSPDGEELPDAVETVTGDVTEYDSLVDPIDGQDVVVNLVALSPLFKPKGGDEMHRKIHLEGTRNVIRAAEAGGVSAIVQMSALGADPEGATAYIRAKGRAETVVQESDLAWTIVRPSVIFGDGSEFLKFTRTLTTPYVTALPAGGSTRFQPIWIGDLAPMLADCVESETHRGQIYDIGGPEALSLADVARLLYEAEGKSLSVIPVPMSLTEIGMNLADPLSFVPFGRDQYRSLQFDNTTAENDISAFDLEPADLLSLAEYIEST